TGCCATTTGCGTCTTGGCGACTATCGTTCTGCTTACGACGTGAGCAAGGCCACAGGGTATCGAGGCGCTCATTTGGGCTGTGCCTGGGTATTCGCTCAAGCTTGTTTGGCACTCGAACGATATAAGGACGGTCTCTCAGCCTTGGAGAAGGCTCGGAGCCTCTGGACCTCAAAGTGCAGCTTGGGAAAACATAGCGCGACAGCTCGAACAGCTCTTCCCGATACGCCTGCAGTACTGTGCCTTCTAGGAAGATTGCATCGTGGCTAcgatgacaagaagaaggccgtCAGCTGCTACGAGGAGGCTCTTCAGCTCAATCCTTTCATGTGGGATGCTTTTTCAGCTCTATGTGACCTTGGCGTTACGGTCCGCGTACCAACTATCTTCAGAGCCAACGAACCGCTTGTCCATAGCTTTGACGTGGAAACGAATCCATTGGTAACAAGAGAGGGATCTGTACCAATCCCTTCCGACCTGCCCGCAAAGAAGTCACAAAGAAACGCCGTAGTGGATATTGGAAACGATCCATTTAGCTCAAGTCATAACACTGACAGCATCGAGCTGACAAATGGTGATTCCAGTCAGGATATCCATAAAAGCGACTTCATGCAAAAGATACAGGAAGGACGTATGCGCGGTACAACATCAACTAATAGTGGCTCTGGCTTCGACGGCATGGAGACGCCTCCGGGTCCATTATCATCATTTACGACATCATCCCGCCTCGGCCAATCTCACGAGCCTCCCCAAGCACCACCTCGCCGGACACGGCAAGCACAAGCTGTTGAGCAAGGACATGAGGCCCCTCCACGAATGAATTATCGGATAGGTTCCCGGCGCACAAGGGCGCAAGAGAAGGGACAGCAAGAGCAGTCAACAGAAAATATAATGACTGACGCATCCAACGCCGCACCTCCAGCATCGTTGCGACCGTCCATACCAGCAGCGGAAAGGAAACGGACTGTATCAGGACATCCCGCACAGCGAGCGACAAATTCAGAGGAGCCGACGACGACGCGGCGTAGTGCAAGACTCAATATGTTCCGACCATCATCCAAAGCGAACTCGAGCGCGACCACAATAGGAACGTCGGCTCCCAGAGAATTGAAAAAGGCCAGACCGCCCATTTCTCGAATCGTTCGACCTGGTTCCAGCGGCAATAACGTTGGACGTGTGGTCAGTGGTAATCGCAAGCCTCTTGAAGATGCCCATGTAGAGATTGATCACGGCGAGGTGCAAAAACCCAAGGACGTGCCACCGCCTCCACCTGTCCACAAGACACTGGAGTTGGATTCCCAAAGGCTCGAAGAAGGGCTTAAATGGATACTTGATCTTACAAAGAAGCTGGCGAATGGATACTATTCCCTGTCTCAATTCCAATGCACCGAGAGCCTTCAGCATTTCCAATCCCTACCTGTGTCTCACCAGAACACTCCCTGGGTGCTCGCTCAGATGGGTCGGGCTCATTATGAGCAGGCCTCATACGCCGAGGCTGAGAAGTTTTTCCGGAGAATGCGAGTCCAAGCGCCTTCGCGCCTCGAGGATATGGAGGTGTATTCCACGATCTTGTGGCATTTGAGACGTGAGACGGATCTCTCCTTTCTGGCGCATGAGCTGGTGGACTCAGCCTGGCTCTCCCCTCAGGCTTGGTGCGCACTTGGCAATGCTTGGTCATTAGCACGCGATCATGAGCAAGCTCTCAAGTGTTTCAAGAGAGCAACTCAACTGGACCCCAAGTTTGCATACGCATTTACCTTGCAGGGACACGAGTATGTTACAAATGAAGAATACGATAAGGCGCAGACGGCATACCGACAAGCGATATCTGCTGACAAACGTCACTATAATGCCTATTATGGCATCGGAAGGGTTCAAGAACGTCTCGGCGCATATGAAAAAGCGTATACGCACTTCCATGCCGCTCAAAGCATTAATCCCAACAACGCAGTCCTCATTACTTGTATTGGAACAGTGTTggagaaacagaaacagataATGCCTGCTCTTCAAGCTTATAGTAAAGCAGTAGAGCTTGCCCCTCGCGCCGCCCAAACCCGATACAAGAAGGCCAGAGCGCTACTTGCTGTTGGTCAGCTGGAACAGGCACAGAAGGAGTTGATGATATTGAAGGACTTGGCACCAGATGAAGCAACGGTCCACTTTCTTCTCGGCAAACTGTATAGAAGCATGGGCGAGAAGCAGCTCTCAGTGCGGCACTTTACTATTGCTCTTGCCCTGGATCCCAAGGTAAGCCAGCTAAATGTTTCGCATATAGACAATCACTGACGTTAATTCTTGACAGGCAAGCCAGCAGATCAAAGAAGCCATCGAGAGTTTCGAGGACGACGTGGAGATGGACGACTCAATGATGTGATGATTGTAATGGACATTGCGATTTTAAAGAGTCTGCACTTGCGTTTGACAACCTTCGGTTTCGAGATGATGAGCGTAATGAAGTATATGGAACCTTGTTCCAGTGGTTGAAGGACGTGGGTGGAGCTGTTCGATCAAACTACGGTTTGGAGGTGGCATTTATGGAATAGGGGTTGGTGGCTGGCGCTACTGTTCACTTTGGTACGAGAGCATGGGGCATGGCATCGGCGTTTTCTGGTATAAGCAGGTCCCTTGAGTGGCCTGTATTCACGTACGCAAATGGAGGAGTGGCTTCACTCTGTGTATGTGTAGCCCGTGCATGGGCCCGGGTTGTAGTACTTGTACATTACGAAGGCTTGAGGTTGAGAGTTAGATAATGGACGAGCTGGCAGATGATACCCTGAAGATAGTCAGAGTAGCAAGACCGAGCCCATGAATGCCTACGAATAATGAATTCCTACCACGTTTGCCTGTGGGTCAACAGACTTTGACTCGAGGGATCTATTATGAAGATGTTAAGTGTACGATAGAGCCTTTAGATCATAAAAGACACTGAAGATGCTTGGTAATCACAATGCAAAATGATAATATGACTGGAGAAGAACATTAAATGTCGATATGCTATTCGACGTCAATCCTGTCTGTTGGAGCACACTGTAAAACGTACCGCAATGACTGACGTATATGGTCTGGGTCATtcaataaagatatttactTATGTCAAAGCCCTAACGAAAAGTTACCTATTATAAGTTCTGGTCCTTTATTTGACATAaagatacctacctaaagGTATGAAGGTAGCAATCTGTTGCACGCGACTTTGCGCGTTTGGTCGCTGGATCCACTCTACCATTCCCCGCCTTTGTCAACTCAGTTCCTACGTTCCATTTCTGCAGTGTGGAACGGGAGTGATCTAAGCATCTGGCCAATAAAAAAATCGGACATCGGAGCCACTCATGCGCCCTTCTATAAACAGTATAGCGTTTGGAATCTACGATTTTAAGTGCCCATTTTTCAGTGATTATGCCCGCATTTTCCCAGTGATTTTCGGTGCCTGCAAGTGCtgttttttactgattgccTGCACGTATTTATTTCTCTTCTGCTCGCCCCCCCGCAGCCTTCATTTTCCCCTTCCACTCTTCTCACTCCGCATCTCAAACGCGTCTTCCAACCAAACGTCATTTACAACATCGCGATAACGCGCCACATTCATCTATTTTCATCAAACACTTATCCCATCTATCAACATGACTGGACGTAAGTACTTTATTGATTTGATGCATCATTATCTGTCGATGGGCGGTCTTCCATAGCCTTGCCCAACGTGGTGATGGGTTGCAttcatcatcagcttcaCAACAGTCACTAACCATCTTCCAGGCGGCAAGGGCGGTAAGGGTCTCGGCAAGGGTGGTGCCAAGCGTCACCGAAAGATTTTGCGAGACAACATCCAGGGTATCACAAAGCCCGCTATCCGACGTCTCGCTCGTCGTGGTGGTGTCAAGCGTATCTCTGCCAGTAAGTTGCCAATTATTTTC
This Fusarium poae strain DAOMC 252244 chromosome 3, whole genome shotgun sequence DNA region includes the following protein-coding sequences:
- a CDS encoding hypothetical protein (BUSCO:6702at5125) → MAPTPTAVNGLLRQVIHYHLDNASYDNALFFSERLTAQDPRSSESTYLYALCHLRLGDYRSAYDVSKATGYRGAHLGCAWVFAQACLALERYKDGLSALEKARSLWTSKCSLGKHSATARTALPDTPAVLCLLGRLHRGYDDKKKAVSCYEEALQLNPFMWDAFSALCDLGVTVRVPTIFRANEPLVHSFDVETNPLVTREGSVPIPSDLPAKKSQRNAVVDIGNDPFSSSHNTDSIELTNGDSSQDIHKSDFMQKIQEGRMRGTTSTNSGSGFDGMETPPGPLSSFTTSSRLGQSHEPPQAPPRRTRQAQAVEQGHEAPPRMNYRIGSRRTRAQEKGQQEQSTENIMTDASNAAPPASLRPSIPAAERKRTVSGHPAQRATNSEEPTTTRRSARLNMFRPSSKANSSATTIGTSAPRELKKARPPISRIVRPGSSGNNVGRVVSGNRKPLEDAHVEIDHGEVQKPKDVPPPPPVHKTLELDSQRLEEGLKWILDLTKKLANGYYSLSQFQCTESLQHFQSLPVSHQNTPWVLAQMGRAHYEQASYAEAEKFFRRMRVQAPSRLEDMEVYSTILWHLRRETDLSFLAHELVDSAWLSPQAWCALGNAWSLARDHEQALKCFKRATQLDPKFAYAFTLQGHEYVTNEEYDKAQTAYRQAISADKRHYNAYYGIGRVQERLGAYEKAYTHFHAAQSINPNNAVLITCIGTVLEKQKQIMPALQAYSKAVELAPRAAQTRYKKARALLAVGQLEQAQKELMILKDLAPDEATVHFLLGKLYRSMGEKQLSVRHFTIALALDPKASQQIKEAIESFEDDVEMDDSMM